In a genomic window of Candidatus Bathyarchaeota archaeon:
- a CDS encoding ECF transporter S component: MTQNNLQITLTSNRTSIRIARIAIFSALCAVGALIQIPSPLGSLAFDSAAGFFVALYFGSKEGAAVCGLGHLATAVVSGFPLGYLHIPIALGMVLAGAAIGTLNKMNKKWGFLPALGVGVAINTLFTFVVAPDPNYGLAIAIALLPFVFTAAVLNGVASGLVYAGIRGKKPI; encoded by the coding sequence ATGACCCAAAACAACCTCCAAATCACCCTAACAAGCAACCGAACCAGCATCCGCATCGCAAGAATCGCCATCTTCTCCGCACTATGCGCAGTCGGCGCACTCATCCAAATCCCCAGCCCACTTGGCAGCTTAGCCTTCGACTCAGCAGCAGGCTTCTTTGTCGCCCTCTACTTCGGATCCAAAGAAGGCGCAGCAGTATGTGGCCTCGGACACCTCGCAACCGCAGTCGTCAGCGGCTTCCCCTTAGGTTACCTCCACATTCCAATCGCCCTTGGCATGGTTCTAGCTGGAGCCGCCATCGGAACCCTAAACAAAATGAACAAAAAATGGGGTTTCCTACCAGCCTTAGGCGTCGGAGTAGCTATCAACACCCTCTTCACCTTCGTTGTGGCACCTGACCCCAACTACGGCTTAGCCATAGCCATCGCTTTACTACCGTTTGTCTTCACCGCTGCTGTGCTCAACGGCGTTGCCTCAGGCCTAGTCTACGCTGGCATACGAGGGAAAAAACCAATTTGA
- a CDS encoding LSm family protein — protein MSEMTTEILEQNLSKIVLVRLKGGKSLRGRLKGFDQHLNLVLEETEDTTIVEDQKKLGLIIVRGDNVVLISPPPR, from the coding sequence ATGAGCGAAATGACAACTGAAATCCTTGAACAGAACCTCAGCAAAATCGTGCTGGTTCGCTTAAAAGGCGGCAAAAGCCTTAGAGGCAGGCTGAAGGGTTTCGATCAACATTTAAACTTAGTACTAGAAGAAACAGAAGATACAACCATAGTAGAAGACCAAAAGAAACTGGGACTTATCATCGTCCGCGGAGACAACGTAGTCCTTATTTCTCCTCCACCTAGGTGA
- a CDS encoding 50S ribosomal protein L37e, with the protein MGKGTPSMGKHAGKTVHIMCRRCGRRAYHVRNKRCAACGFGEQATLRRYHWRTKTLQRERVATVR; encoded by the coding sequence GTGGGAAAAGGCACTCCATCAATGGGTAAACACGCGGGCAAAACCGTACACATCATGTGTAGACGATGCGGCAGACGTGCTTACCATGTACGCAATAAACGTTGTGCTGCCTGCGGTTTTGGCGAACAAGCCACACTCCGCCGCTATCACTGGCGAACCAAGACTCTGCAAAGAGAAAGAGTCGCAACAGTCCGGTAA
- the uvsE gene encoding UV DNA damage repair endonuclease UvsE, which translates to MKIGYPCINNSIGCTSGHTFRLKSYSEERLKDTIKQNLDCLQKTLEYNKVHGLLFFRVCSGIVPFASHPINTFNWQNHFRDKFGTIGAYAKQSGFRISVHPDQFTLINSPSQEIFENSKKELLYHAQLLDLMQLDTQAKIQIHVGGAYGNKTQSMQTFIDRYRTLQEAIKQRLVIENDERLYNTEECLEISVKTGVPVVFDVLHDKINHQTAFRGDYFERMKQTWNQKRDGLPMVDYSSQKIGGKPGQHAPTLDAEDFSLFLAGTQGFDFDVMLEIKDKETSAVKALLLAEGDPRIVS; encoded by the coding sequence ATGAAAATTGGGTACCCTTGTATCAATAACTCAATTGGATGCACCAGCGGTCACACTTTTCGCCTTAAATCCTACTCTGAAGAGCGCCTAAAAGACACCATAAAACAAAATCTGGACTGCCTCCAAAAAACGCTCGAGTACAACAAAGTGCATGGTCTTCTGTTTTTTCGGGTCTGTTCAGGCATCGTCCCCTTCGCATCACATCCCATTAACACCTTTAACTGGCAGAACCATTTCAGAGACAAGTTTGGGACAATCGGCGCCTACGCCAAACAGAGTGGCTTTAGAATCTCGGTTCATCCCGACCAATTCACCCTAATCAACTCACCCAGCCAAGAGATTTTTGAGAACAGCAAAAAAGAACTCCTATACCATGCCCAACTGCTCGACCTCATGCAACTAGACACCCAAGCCAAGATACAGATCCACGTCGGCGGAGCCTACGGCAACAAAACCCAAAGCATGCAAACATTCATCGACCGATATAGAACCCTTCAAGAAGCGATAAAGCAAAGATTAGTTATCGAGAACGATGAAAGACTCTACAACACCGAGGAGTGCCTAGAGATTTCGGTTAAAACGGGGGTTCCGGTGGTTTTTGACGTGTTACATGACAAAATTAACCATCAAACAGCCTTCAGAGGAGACTATTTTGAGAGGATGAAACAAACTTGGAATCAGAAAAGGGATGGGTTGCCGATGGTTGATTATAGCAGCCAGAAAATCGGCGGCAAACCGGGTCAACATGCTCCCACGCTTGACGCTGAGGATTTCTCGTTGTTTCTGGCTGGTACTCAGGGGTTTGATTTTGATGTGATGCTTGAAATTAAAGACAAGGAAACAAGCGCAGTGAAGGCTCTGCTTTTGGCTGAGGGTGACCCAAGGATAGTTTCATAA
- a CDS encoding glycoside hydrolase family 5 protein, giving the protein MKPNIFGKNLHYKRKIAKPLVLCLTAIFIVSMVSTLSLAPTAKAATATALHTSGAQILDANGNVVYLRGVGLAGFAPDLILWDSSGGDSWADQWNYNPTSVMDQTFSAMQSQWHVNMIRVFIFPSWYYQDNIVPAQVDSSYSHLTTPISTKAYLQTLCNEAAKYGIYVDIVPYMLTPYSGSFGADKYASPNMAGSQGLPMMGWDSVGTKFLSDAGYAGNEQGFWSKFWSDMATTLKDCPNAIFEAWNEPQPGTDVDPIPSSYMTYLQTMYNAIRGTGSNHLIMMQWHMGWMPNGYGATLGFAKQINDAIHPTNIVYTTHFYYHAPSDLTSYWATDYNTLKTQIQTGINSMGVTAPLVINEEGSCLIASSNRQADYTWWQNLVLAQRDLGIGAGAYYWLSDAGLGPAYSSETMLSTGTNYTPNTMGQAYINAYNGPPSNPTTPTPSPTATPTPTPTSTPTSTPTSTPTPNPTPTPTTTQTPTPTTKPTTTPTPTDTPTDPTPTPTTSPNQPGNTWIPRHIPTYHCQWNIWNMFSWNRFHMWFSFWR; this is encoded by the coding sequence ATGAAACCCAACATATTTGGAAAAAATCTGCACTACAAACGAAAAATCGCAAAGCCACTGGTTCTCTGCCTCACCGCCATCTTCATCGTCAGCATGGTATCAACGCTGTCATTGGCACCTACCGCAAAAGCAGCAACAGCCACGGCGCTTCACACGTCAGGAGCACAGATTCTTGACGCTAACGGAAACGTCGTTTACCTCCGCGGCGTAGGCCTTGCAGGCTTCGCGCCTGACCTTATTCTTTGGGACTCAAGCGGAGGAGACTCTTGGGCGGATCAATGGAACTACAACCCCACCTCCGTAATGGACCAGACCTTCAGCGCAATGCAGTCACAGTGGCATGTCAACATGATTCGGGTCTTTATCTTCCCAAGCTGGTACTACCAAGACAACATTGTACCAGCACAGGTAGATAGCAGCTACTCGCACCTAACCACCCCAATTAGCACCAAAGCGTACTTGCAAACCCTCTGCAATGAAGCAGCAAAATACGGAATCTACGTTGACATCGTCCCCTACATGCTAACTCCCTACTCTGGTTCATTCGGCGCAGACAAATATGCATCACCAAACATGGCAGGATCCCAAGGCCTACCCATGATGGGCTGGGACAGCGTAGGAACCAAATTCCTAAGCGACGCAGGCTACGCAGGCAACGAACAAGGCTTCTGGAGCAAGTTCTGGAGCGACATGGCAACCACACTAAAAGACTGCCCCAACGCAATCTTTGAAGCATGGAACGAACCCCAACCCGGCACTGACGTTGACCCGATACCCTCATCCTACATGACCTATCTCCAAACAATGTACAACGCCATCCGCGGCACAGGCTCAAACCACCTAATCATGATGCAGTGGCACATGGGCTGGATGCCAAACGGCTACGGCGCAACCTTAGGCTTCGCAAAACAAATCAACGACGCCATCCACCCAACAAACATTGTCTACACCACACACTTCTATTACCACGCACCAAGCGACCTAACCTCCTACTGGGCAACCGACTACAACACCCTTAAAACACAGATTCAAACAGGCATCAACAGCATGGGCGTCACCGCACCCCTAGTCATCAACGAAGAAGGCTCCTGCCTCATCGCATCAAGCAACAGACAAGCCGACTACACTTGGTGGCAAAACCTCGTCTTAGCACAACGCGACTTAGGCATAGGCGCAGGCGCATACTACTGGCTCAGCGACGCAGGCTTAGGACCCGCTTATTCAAGCGAAACCATGCTTTCTACGGGCACAAACTACACACCAAACACTATGGGTCAAGCATACATCAACGCTTACAACGGTCCCCCCTCCAACCCCACAACCCCCACGCCCTCACCGACTGCAACACCGACCCCAACGCCGACTTCCACCCCAACGTCTACCCCAACCTCGACTCCAACCCCCAACCCCACCCCCACTCCAACAACAACACAGACGCCTACACCTACAACTAAACCAACCACAACACCCACCCCAACCGATACCCCGACAGACCCAACTCCAACACCAACCACTTCACCAAACCAGCCAGGAAATACATGGATACCACGCCACATACCAACATACCACTGTCAATGGAACATATGGAACATGTTCTCATGGAACCGATTCCACATGTGGTTCTCCTTCTGGCGTTAA
- a CDS encoding DUF1947 domain-containing protein, translating into MSTQRRYPIKAKEAKQLLAEASACLKLDLEALFGAKANVEVIESSVGLIYVVGGKPVFFKAENRVLPTLLFSEFLVGAPKIVVDMGAVPYVCKGATVMAPGVVRVEGEFGKGDFVQVVDVKHGKALALGESLMDAATARITKKGPMVKTLHYVGDKIWEYIKSVAE; encoded by the coding sequence ATGTCCACTCAACGAAGATACCCTATAAAAGCTAAAGAAGCCAAACAACTCCTAGCTGAAGCATCTGCTTGCCTAAAGCTTGACCTTGAAGCGCTTTTCGGCGCCAAAGCCAATGTCGAAGTTATTGAGTCCAGTGTGGGGCTAATTTATGTTGTCGGCGGCAAACCGGTATTCTTCAAAGCGGAGAATCGTGTGCTGCCTACGTTGCTGTTTAGCGAGTTTCTTGTGGGTGCCCCAAAAATCGTCGTTGACATGGGTGCAGTGCCTTATGTTTGCAAAGGCGCAACGGTTATGGCGCCGGGTGTTGTGCGTGTGGAAGGAGAATTCGGTAAAGGTGACTTTGTCCAGGTAGTTGACGTGAAACATGGCAAGGCGTTGGCGTTGGGGGAGAGCCTTATGGATGCTGCGACTGCTCGAATAACAAAGAAGGGGCCGATGGTGAAGACGCTGCATTATGTGGGCGACAAGATTTGGGAATATATTAAATCAGTCGCGGAATAG
- a CDS encoding ribbon-helix-helix protein, CopG family, protein MEIINVRLPDKIAKDVDQLAKKHELTRSEVIRQALTIYLHLTENVGTMLRPIVFQVKPAQISYTRHGDVSILKLPTGHAIVVGSTSSGAVGPKPQDQVKVNGRVLGKFLGRVALMDVTATGAFPVLLSVTLGVEKDPTGNEIAEGIRREARTIGLDPNQVLMENTEDNFQTTQTGAGLTVVGFANEDELRLGKTSPGDLIVAVGKPKVGQEVIAAEAHGEIADLKNILQLSQRKYVHDISCVGGFGIASEARMMAYGVGRQLKLVESSGLDLNKSAGPATVVLATIDPQRLEDLEALIPKPIKVVGEIL, encoded by the coding sequence GTGGAAATCATAAACGTCCGATTACCAGACAAAATCGCCAAAGACGTCGACCAACTCGCCAAAAAACACGAACTAACCCGCAGCGAAGTCATCCGCCAAGCCCTAACCATATACCTCCACCTCACCGAAAACGTCGGCACCATGCTCCGCCCAATAGTCTTCCAAGTCAAACCCGCCCAAATCAGCTACACCCGCCACGGCGACGTCTCCATCCTAAAACTCCCCACCGGACACGCCATAGTCGTCGGCTCCACCTCCAGCGGCGCAGTCGGACCCAAACCCCAAGACCAAGTCAAAGTCAACGGACGCGTACTCGGCAAATTCTTAGGTCGCGTCGCTTTGATGGATGTAACCGCAACCGGCGCCTTCCCCGTACTTCTCTCAGTCACCTTAGGCGTAGAAAAAGACCCCACAGGCAACGAAATAGCCGAAGGCATCCGACGCGAAGCCCGAACCATAGGCTTAGACCCCAACCAAGTGCTTATGGAAAACACCGAAGACAACTTCCAAACCACCCAAACCGGCGCAGGCCTAACCGTCGTCGGATTCGCAAACGAAGATGAACTCCGCCTCGGAAAAACCAGCCCCGGAGACCTCATCGTAGCCGTAGGCAAACCCAAAGTAGGCCAAGAAGTCATAGCTGCAGAAGCCCACGGAGAAATAGCAGACCTCAAAAACATTCTCCAACTCAGCCAACGCAAATACGTGCATGACATTTCATGTGTGGGCGGCTTCGGCATCGCCAGCGAGGCACGTATGATGGCGTATGGTGTGGGGCGTCAACTTAAGCTTGTTGAGAGTTCAGGGTTGGATTTGAATAAGTCGGCGGGTCCAGCCACCGTCGTCTTAGCCACCATAGACCCCCAGAGACTGGAAGATTTAGAGGCGCTGATTCCTAAACCAATCAAAGTAGTTGGAGAAATCCTCTGA
- a CDS encoding HAD family hydrolase — translation MSINKLKAKAIFLDLDGTLVDSTDAYIEAARIAFHAIGQTPPKPSVALEIPRRLEKGISLNDITNGETKRLLPIYFDAFYSVSEAKARLMPNVISTLEALSSRAKLAVITMRFVPNQVVQKELDYFGISKYFSYVMTALDTAKPKPSPDALIHCVEALDIEMRDVLMAGDSVSDIRAGKAAGAKTVAFLSGLYGREELALEDPDLILPNVNALPQHIE, via the coding sequence ATGAGCATCAACAAACTAAAAGCCAAAGCTATCTTTCTAGACTTAGACGGCACACTTGTAGACTCCACCGACGCCTACATAGAGGCCGCCAGAATAGCCTTCCACGCCATCGGACAAACCCCCCCAAAACCTTCCGTCGCCCTAGAAATTCCCCGTCGACTAGAAAAAGGAATATCCCTAAACGACATAACCAACGGCGAAACTAAACGGCTCTTACCCATATACTTTGACGCCTTCTACTCTGTAAGCGAAGCTAAAGCCCGTCTTATGCCAAACGTTATCTCCACTTTAGAGGCGCTTTCTAGCCGTGCAAAGCTAGCCGTAATAACGATGCGGTTTGTTCCTAACCAGGTGGTACAAAAAGAACTCGACTACTTTGGAATCTCCAAATACTTTAGCTATGTCATGACTGCCCTGGACACCGCCAAACCCAAACCCTCCCCAGACGCATTAATCCACTGTGTCGAAGCTTTGGATATTGAGATGCGCGACGTCTTAATGGCAGGAGATTCAGTAAGCGACATACGCGCTGGAAAGGCAGCAGGTGCAAAAACGGTTGCTTTCCTCTCCGGGCTATACGGCCGCGAAGAATTGGCTTTAGAAGACCCCGATTTGATATTACCCAACGTAAATGCCCTTCCCCAACACATTGAGTAG
- a CDS encoding VTT domain-containing protein has translation MASPIDFIIIFATAFGLNLIPFAGPSNLLIASTVGVGLGDANIATLVLVGVLIAFAAALAKGIHYMVTFFVSGHLSQKRQERLNTDAKKIRRWAFPLLFVAAASPIPDEPIVIPLGLMKYSPAKFFAAYFLGKLSITVAGVFLGGWLGDVAESWFGLSVETTFILSVIISVILTIIITVIILKVDVEKLSQKYLHRKPTAPQENPYKPSQEPNTDESTCPLNEDTL, from the coding sequence ATGGCTTCACCAATTGACTTCATAATTATCTTTGCAACTGCTTTTGGGTTAAACCTGATTCCATTCGCTGGACCCTCAAACCTGCTGATAGCCTCAACCGTCGGCGTTGGTTTAGGCGACGCTAACATCGCCACCTTAGTATTGGTTGGCGTATTAATCGCGTTTGCTGCTGCATTAGCCAAGGGGATTCATTATATGGTGACCTTCTTTGTTAGCGGGCACCTGAGCCAGAAACGCCAAGAAAGGCTCAACACTGACGCTAAAAAGATCCGGCGCTGGGCTTTTCCGTTGCTTTTTGTAGCGGCTGCCTCCCCTATTCCCGATGAACCCATAGTTATCCCGTTGGGTTTGATGAAGTATAGCCCAGCAAAGTTTTTTGCTGCATATTTTCTGGGGAAACTATCCATTACGGTTGCCGGCGTCTTTTTAGGTGGTTGGCTAGGCGACGTTGCAGAATCATGGTTTGGTCTTAGCGTAGAAACCACCTTCATACTCTCCGTAATCATATCTGTCATTCTGACCATAATCATCACGGTTATCATCCTCAAAGTAGACGTGGAGAAGCTATCCCAGAAGTATCTCCACCGCAAACCAACCGCACCTCAAGAAAACCCATATAAACCCAGCCAAGAACCCAATACAGACGAATCAACATGTCCACTCAACGAAGATACCCTATAA
- a CDS encoding phosphopantetheine adenylyltransferase, producing MTKFKKVGVGGTFDELHRGHKALLAKAFEVGEKVVIGLTSDVFVAKMGKPHRTSSFAARRRELQQFLEASGVAQRAQIVALDDPFGQTMDGEGLEALVVSQETQKTGDAINEKRQNRGLPPLKIITVDMVPAENFEPISTTRIRRGEIDRNGHILASAH from the coding sequence ATGACGAAATTCAAGAAAGTAGGGGTTGGCGGGACTTTCGACGAATTGCATCGTGGTCACAAAGCACTTCTTGCCAAAGCTTTTGAAGTTGGCGAAAAAGTCGTTATCGGCTTAACCTCGGATGTGTTTGTGGCAAAAATGGGTAAGCCGCATCGGACTTCGTCTTTTGCAGCGCGGCGTCGAGAACTGCAACAGTTTCTGGAGGCTTCGGGAGTGGCTCAGCGAGCGCAGATTGTTGCCTTAGATGACCCCTTTGGGCAAACGATGGATGGTGAAGGATTAGAGGCGTTGGTGGTTAGTCAAGAGACCCAAAAAACCGGCGACGCCATTAACGAAAAACGCCAAAACAGAGGGTTGCCTCCACTAAAAATCATTACCGTAGACATGGTTCCCGCCGAGAATTTCGAGCCCATTTCAACAACTCGGATTCGCCGTGGCGAAATCGACCGCAACGGACACATCCTTGCAAGCGCGCATTAA
- a CDS encoding PDC sensor domain-containing protein has translation MAKTILVAAILFALLVGSVGFNIYQYSTNQTLTQQSIKQEMATLLIHAQTNIDTQLAYLDQQLLAACQRLSTTGLSGPQADEILNDLYTNNSLLIVNAATSDAQNVLVAVQPAQYSSIISEDISAQEQNIQMHKTMRPAMSNLIPLVEGFPGVVLVAPIFDDDEQFIGALSIVIQPYQLISPIIDELVNASPYSMWGMQTNGTLIYDPDPAQQGKNLFTDPIYVNYTEVQNFVRQVAAAPSGYGTYQYYNTNLADNSKVLVNKEAYWITVGIYGTEWRMVIWRSINP, from the coding sequence ATGGCAAAAACCATACTTGTAGCAGCAATTTTGTTTGCTTTACTGGTAGGCTCCGTAGGTTTCAACATCTATCAGTATAGCACTAACCAGACACTTACCCAGCAAAGCATCAAACAGGAAATGGCTACTCTTCTTATCCATGCCCAAACAAACATAGACACACAATTAGCCTACCTAGACCAACAACTCCTAGCCGCCTGCCAACGACTCTCCACTACAGGCTTGAGTGGTCCCCAAGCAGACGAAATCCTAAACGACCTTTACACGAATAATTCCTTACTTATCGTTAACGCCGCCACCTCTGATGCCCAAAACGTTCTAGTGGCAGTTCAACCCGCCCAGTACAGTAGCATCATCAGCGAAGACATCAGCGCCCAAGAACAAAACATCCAGATGCACAAAACCATGCGACCCGCCATGAGCAATTTAATTCCGCTGGTAGAAGGCTTCCCCGGCGTCGTGTTAGTTGCGCCAATTTTTGACGACGACGAACAATTCATCGGCGCACTGAGCATTGTCATACAGCCCTACCAACTCATAAGCCCCATAATCGATGAACTTGTTAACGCCTCTCCCTATTCGATGTGGGGTATGCAGACAAACGGCACTTTAATCTATGACCCTGACCCCGCGCAGCAGGGTAAAAACCTCTTCACCGACCCCATCTACGTCAACTATACCGAGGTGCAGAATTTTGTTCGCCAAGTCGCCGCTGCCCCTTCAGGGTATGGCACTTATCAATATTATAACACCAACCTTGCTGATAATTCCAAGGTTCTGGTGAACAAGGAAGCCTACTGGATAACTGTGGGTATCTACGGAACGGAGTGGCGTATGGTTATCTGGCGCTCCATAAACCCCTAA